Below is a genomic region from Sphingopyxis terrae subsp. terrae NBRC 15098.
TGCGGGCAGCATCATCGCGATTTTCGTCACCGGCGTCGTCGCCGGATCGTTGATCGGCGCGCGCGCCGGACGGCGGCGTACGCCGGTGGTGCTGCTGTGCGTGACGTTATTGCTGATCGTCGCGGCGCTGCTGCGTGTCGCCGATACCGGCTGGGTCGCCATTCTCGGCCTCGCTTTTGCGATGGGCGTCGTCAATGCGGCGATCGAGGGCAGCGACGGCACTGTGGTCGGCGTTACCTATATGACGGGCACGCTCGTCCAGATGGGGCAGAAGATCGCCAACGCGCTTCGCGGCGAGGGCGACCGGCGGTGGCGTCATCATCTGGGGCTATGGGCGGGGCTGGCGGGCGGTGCCGTCCTCGGTGCGCGCACCGTTCTGTGGTCGGCACCGCTGGCTTACGGGCTCGCGATCGCGCTTGCCGCGGGGCTGGGCGCGCGCGCGATGTGGATGGCGAGACAGGCGCCATAAGGCGGCGCTTGCCTTCCCCGGCCGACCGTTCCAAAAGTCGGCAATAAAGTAACACGCCATATCGTGACACAGGGGAGTGTGCCGCATGTCCGACAGCCTATTTCGCCGCAAGGCGATCGTTCCCGACGCGCATGAACACAAGCTTGCGCGCACGCTCGGCTGGCCGCATCTCGTCGCGCTCGGTGTCGGCGCGATCGTCGGCACCGGTATCTTGACGCTGATCGGCGTCGGCGCCGACAAGGCGGGCCCCGCGGTCATCCTTTCGTTCGTCATCGCCGGACTGATCTGCGCCTGCGCCGCGCTCGCCTATGCCGAAATGGCGACGATGATCCCCGCGTCGGGCAGCGCCTATACCTACAGCTATGTGGTGATCGGCGAACTGATCGCGTGGATCGTCGGATGGAGCCTGATCCTCGAATATTCGCTGGTCGTCAGCGCGGTCGCGGTCGGCTGGTCGGGCTATGCCGCGCCGCTGCTCCACGAATGGGCGCAGGTGCCGCAGGAATTGATGCAAGGCCCCGAACTCGGCGGGATCGTCAACCTGCCGGCGATCGCGATCATCGCGGTGGTCGCAGGCATGCTGCTCTATGGCACGCGCGAAAGTGCGACGGTCAACGCCGTTCTCGTGCTGGTCAAGATCGTCGCGCTTGCGGTGTTCGCGGCGGTCGCGCTGCCCGCCTTCGACGCCGCCAATCTCGAACCCTTCAGCCCGTTCGGCTTTGCCAAGCATATGGGGCCTGACGGCGTCGAGCGCGGTGTAATGGCGGCGGCGGCGATCATCTTTTTTGCCTTCTACGGCTTCGACGCAATCGCGACGGCCGCCGAGGAGGCGAAGAATCCCGACCGCGACCTCAAGATCGGGATCGTCGGATCGATGATCGCCTGCGTCCTGATCTACATCGCCGTCGCGGTCGCCGCGGTCGGCGCAATTTCCTACAGCCGGTTCGCGAACAGCCCCGAGCCGCTGGCGCTGATCCTGCGTGAACTCGGCCAGCCGCTCGCTGCCCATTATCTGGCGATTTCCGCAGTCATCGCGCTGCCGACCGTGATCCTCGCCTTCTTCTATGGTCAAAGCCGTATCTTCTTCACCATGGCGCGCGACGGCCTGCTGCCCGCCAGCCTGGCGAAGCTGTCGGCGCGCGGGACGCCGGTGCGGATCACGATCTTCACCGCCGCAGTCGTCGCGGTGCTGGCGGGTTTCATCCCGCTCGGCGAGCTGGCGGCGCTGGCCAATGCGGGAACGCTGGCGGCCTTTACCGCAGTGTCGGTGTGCATGCTCATCATGCGCCGCCGCGCGCCCGACGCACCGCGGACCTTCCGCGCGCCGATGCCGTGGGTGGTCGGCGGCATCGCGGTGCTGGGGTGCATCTATCTTTTCTTCAGCCTGCCGGCAAAGACGCAGCTGTGGTTCCTCGTCTGGAACATCGGCGGTCTGGCCGTCTATTTCCTTTATGCGCGGGGCCGCGCCGTCGCCGGCTGACCAATAGATCCATGCTGGCATGGAATGGCGGTTGCATCGCGCCGTCAGCCCATGCAGGCTGGAATTTGTTTTGGGGCATTTGATTAGGGGAAAAGGCCGATGGCCGGATGGGGACGTGTTGCTGGTGTAGTTTTACTGATTGGTCCGGTCGGGTCGGCGTTGGCGGGCGAGCAACCGCTCTATCAGCCTGCCCCCGACTGGGCGCTGGCCACGACCTTGCCCGACGCTGCACCGGGCGGTGGGTTGCAGGTGCTGGATATCGAACAGCGTGTCGATGGCGCGACGGTCTGGAACTACACTGACACCGTCATCAAGCTCAACACGCCCGAAGAACTGGCGCAGAACAGCAATGTGACGGTCGGCTGGGCGCCGGACAAGGGCGATCTGATCGTCCACGAACTGTCGATCATCCGCGACGGGCAGGTGATCGACGCGCTGGCGGGCGGCCAGAAGTTTACCGTATTGCGCCGCGAAGAAGCGCTCGAACAGCGCGAGCTGACCGGCATCCTGTCGGCCAATCTGCCCGTCGAGGGACTGCGCGTGGGCGACATGTTGCGGCTGCGCATGTCGATTACCAACAAGGATGACGCGCTGGGCGGCCACGCGCAGC
It encodes:
- a CDS encoding YoaK family protein, with the translated sequence MIRFDQAYRTLAVGIAILAGFVDAIGFVESAGFFVSFMTGNSTRLAVGVAEGHRAALLAGSIIAIFVTGVVAGSLIGARAGRRRTPVVLLCVTLLLIVAALLRVADTGWVAILGLAFAMGVVNAAIEGSDGTVVGVTYMTGTLVQMGQKIANALRGEGDRRWRHHLGLWAGLAGGAVLGARTVLWSAPLAYGLAIALAAGLGARAMWMARQAP
- a CDS encoding amino acid permease, which gives rise to MSDSLFRRKAIVPDAHEHKLARTLGWPHLVALGVGAIVGTGILTLIGVGADKAGPAVILSFVIAGLICACAALAYAEMATMIPASGSAYTYSYVVIGELIAWIVGWSLILEYSLVVSAVAVGWSGYAAPLLHEWAQVPQELMQGPELGGIVNLPAIAIIAVVAGMLLYGTRESATVNAVLVLVKIVALAVFAAVALPAFDAANLEPFSPFGFAKHMGPDGVERGVMAAAAIIFFAFYGFDAIATAAEEAKNPDRDLKIGIVGSMIACVLIYIAVAVAAVGAISYSRFANSPEPLALILRELGQPLAAHYLAISAVIALPTVILAFFYGQSRIFFTMARDGLLPASLAKLSARGTPVRITIFTAAVVAVLAGFIPLGELAALANAGTLAAFTAVSVCMLIMRRRAPDAPRTFRAPMPWVVGGIAVLGCIYLFFSLPAKTQLWFLVWNIGGLAVYFLYARGRAVAG